The following are from one region of the Mesorhizobium sp. B4-1-4 genome:
- a CDS encoding DUF1036 domain-containing protein, which translates to MRSDFSEKGRREMQMWFLRGFRMGSAGRQRMRPAFAMPLLILTVGMSAMVVASPARADFRVCNATQNLVGVGIGYRAKAGWITEGWWHIEGSSCKTLIEGPLSSRFYYLYAEDAERGGRWDGPINMCVAEKEFKIAGVNDCVARGFQRAGFQEYDTGEQASWMVQLTDEPATGGAPATPGINSQ; encoded by the coding sequence ATGCGCTCGGACTTTTCCGAAAAGGGGCGCAGAGAGATGCAGATGTGGTTCTTGAGGGGTTTTCGGATGGGTTCCGCCGGCAGGCAGCGCATGCGCCCTGCCTTTGCCATGCCGCTCCTGATCCTGACCGTCGGCATGTCGGCAATGGTCGTGGCTTCGCCGGCACGCGCCGATTTCCGCGTCTGCAACGCCACGCAGAACCTGGTCGGCGTCGGCATTGGCTATCGTGCCAAGGCCGGCTGGATCACCGAGGGCTGGTGGCACATTGAAGGATCGAGTTGCAAGACGTTGATCGAAGGGCCGCTGTCATCAAGGTTTTACTATCTTTATGCAGAAGACGCCGAGCGTGGTGGACGCTGGGACGGCCCGATCAACATGTGTGTGGCTGAAAAAGAGTTCAAGATCGCCGGCGTAAACGACTGCGTCGCCCGGGGCTTCCAGCGCGCCGGATTCCAGGAATATGACACGGGCGAGCAGGCAAGCTGGATGGTCCAGCTGACCGATGAGCCCGCAACGGGAGGCGCCCCAGCCACCCCGGGAATCAATAGTCAATGA